The genome window ATGTACAAAAAGTTTTAAGTATTTTTATACATTCTATCAATCAAAACGTTTGTAATTTTGTCTTATAAAAAAGTATCCAATATGAAGCATCAAGTAGTAGAAGGTTTTTCGAAATTATCGAAAGAAGGAAAAATTGAATGGGTTGTCAATGAATATTTGAATGGTGATGAATCTGCCATCAAAGTATTGAAACAATATTGGAATGATGATGCAGATTTACAAAAACTGCACGACGAATTTTCAGAAAATACAGTTTCTAATTTCTATATGCCGTTTGGTTTAGCGCCAAACTTTTTAATCAACGACGAATTATACGCTATTCCAATGGCGGTTGAAGAGTCTTCTGTTGTTGCTGCTGCTTCTAAAGCTGCCAAGTTTTGGCAAACACGTGGAGGTTTCAAAACAACTATTTTATCAACAACAAAATTAGGTCACGTGCATTTTATGTACGAAGGTGACAAAGAAAAGTTGCAAAATGCATTTGAAACGACGATTAAAAATCAATTAATCAAAACGACAAATGATATCACAAAAAACATGCGTGCGCGCGGTGGTGGTATTTTGGCTTTGGAATTAATTGATAAAACAGCTGATTTAGAAAACTATTATCAAATAAAAGCTTCTTTCGAAACAATGGATTCGATGGGTGCAAACTTCATCAATTCATGTTTAGAGCAATTTGCCAAAACATTACGAAACGAAATCGAAGCTGATTCTACTTTTACAGATGATGAAAAAGATTCAGTTCAAATCGTGATGTGTATTTTATCGAATTATACGCCAGATTGTATTGT of Empedobacter falsenii contains these proteins:
- a CDS encoding hydroxymethylglutaryl-CoA reductase, translating into MKHQVVEGFSKLSKEGKIEWVVNEYLNGDESAIKVLKQYWNDDADLQKLHDEFSENTVSNFYMPFGLAPNFLINDELYAIPMAVEESSVVAAASKAAKFWQTRGGFKTTILSTTKLGHVHFMYEGDKEKLQNAFETTIKNQLIKTTNDITKNMRARGGGILALELIDKTADLENYYQIKASFETMDSMGANFINSCLEQFAKTLRNEIEADSTFTDDEKDSVQIVMCILSNYTPDCIVRAEVSCPVEQLAEGNVTSEEFVEKFSRAVRIAEIEPYRATTHNKGIMNGIDAVVIATGNDFRAVEACAHTYAAKDGQYSSLTHCEVKDGIFRFWIDLPTALGTIGGLTALHPLVKLAMGILGKPNAKELMGFVAVAGLAQNFGALRSLVTTGIQKGHMKMHLMNILNQLEATEEEKKYFVNYFKDKTVSHHNVIEEFCRLRGVENVEDIKKDK